One genomic window of Corynebacterium pseudotuberculosis includes the following:
- the glfT1 gene encoding galactofuranosyltransferase GlfT1 yields MPIASTGRIAAVIVTHNRVELLQNSLKIVAQQTHPVDHIIVVDNGDDPAVESLVTAIAGERAVYLGSKHNLGGAGGFALGFLTALRLGADAVWCADDDGRPEDENVLATLLHVAKKHHLDEVSPVVCNAEEPDQLAFPLRRGTTWRRFRSELGNEDFLAGIASLFNGALISADAMQRIGVPDLRLFIRGDEVEYHRRLVRSGLKFGTCLTAAYLHPDGSDEFKPILGGRMHTQYPDNEGKRFFTYRNRGYLMNQPGMRRLLPQEYARFGWFFLIQRKDPKGFLQWLKLHHMGRSERFERP; encoded by the coding sequence ATGCCTATAGCTTCTACTGGTCGCATCGCGGCTGTCATTGTCACTCACAACCGCGTCGAGCTGTTGCAGAATTCTTTGAAGATCGTTGCGCAACAGACGCATCCCGTAGATCACATCATCGTTGTAGATAACGGTGATGATCCCGCCGTCGAGAGCCTAGTTACCGCTATCGCCGGCGAGCGCGCCGTCTACCTCGGAAGCAAACATAATTTGGGAGGAGCCGGCGGGTTTGCGCTTGGTTTTCTCACCGCGCTGAGGCTGGGAGCCGACGCTGTCTGGTGCGCCGATGATGACGGCCGCCCGGAAGACGAGAATGTCCTGGCAACCCTCTTGCACGTAGCAAAAAAGCACCACCTCGATGAGGTCTCCCCGGTTGTTTGTAATGCAGAAGAACCTGACCAGCTGGCATTCCCGCTTCGCCGTGGCACCACGTGGCGTAGGTTCCGCAGTGAACTCGGCAATGAGGATTTCCTAGCAGGTATTGCTTCGCTATTTAACGGCGCTCTTATCTCCGCTGATGCTATGCAACGCATCGGCGTCCCCGACTTGCGTCTGTTTATCCGAGGCGATGAAGTTGAGTATCATCGCCGACTAGTGCGTTCCGGCCTCAAATTTGGCACCTGTCTCACCGCTGCTTATCTGCACCCGGATGGCTCGGATGAGTTTAAGCCAATCCTTGGGGGACGCATGCATACGCAATACCCAGATAACGAGGGCAAGCGGTTCTTCACTTATCGCAACCGCGGATACCTTATGAATCAACCCGGTATGCGTCGGCTTCTTCCCCAGGAGTATGCGCGATTTGGCTGGTTCTTCCTCATTCAGCGCAAAGACCCTAAGGGATTTTTACAGTGGCTCAAGCTCCACCACATGGGCCGCTCGGAGCGCTTTGAACGGCCGTAA
- a CDS encoding FAD-binding oxidoreductase: MTSAKGTSSTAASSGVSGALHTEAMKLTGWGRTAPTTAEVLATPDLETIVKAVRQVAEQNDSKPDYLRRGVIPRGMGRSYGDPAQNAGGLVIDMQPLNKIHSIDPETAIVDVDGGVTLDQLMKAALPYGLWVPVLPGTRQVTIGGAIGPDIHGKNHHSAGSFGDHVTSMELLVADGRILHLEPEGSADDPDGSLFWATVGGMGLTGIIVRAKIRMTKTETAYFIADGDLTANLDETVEFHSDGSESNFTYSSAWFDAISPEPKLGRAAISRGSLATLAQLEELSPKLAKDPLKFNAPQLVTVPDIFPSFTMNKLSMIAIGELWWLKSGTYRNKVQNLTQFYQPLDLIGEWNRGYGSKGFLQYQFVVPREAVEPFKDIVRDIQRSGHYSALNVFKLFGEGNRAPLSYPMPGWNVCVDFPIKPGLGKFLDELDRRVMEFGGRLYLAKESRTSAENFHSMYPEMEGWLKTRNAIDPTGVFASDMSRRLELH; the protein is encoded by the coding sequence ATGACGAGCGCCAAGGGCACGTCCAGCACCGCAGCTTCGAGCGGTGTCTCCGGAGCCTTACACACAGAAGCCATGAAACTCACCGGTTGGGGACGCACCGCCCCCACAACCGCAGAGGTCCTCGCAACTCCAGATTTGGAGACCATCGTCAAGGCAGTACGCCAGGTCGCCGAGCAAAATGACTCCAAGCCAGACTATCTCCGTCGTGGCGTAATCCCTCGCGGTATGGGCCGCTCCTACGGCGATCCTGCACAAAATGCTGGTGGCCTTGTCATTGATATGCAGCCTTTGAACAAGATCCACTCTATTGATCCAGAGACCGCCATTGTGGATGTTGATGGCGGTGTGACCCTTGATCAGTTGATGAAGGCGGCTCTCCCCTACGGGCTGTGGGTTCCTGTTCTTCCAGGTACTCGTCAGGTCACCATCGGCGGCGCTATCGGCCCAGATATCCACGGAAAGAACCACCACTCAGCTGGTTCTTTCGGTGATCACGTCACCTCCATGGAACTGCTAGTGGCCGACGGTCGCATCTTGCACCTTGAGCCAGAAGGCTCGGCAGATGATCCAGACGGTTCTCTCTTCTGGGCAACCGTTGGCGGCATGGGCCTCACCGGCATCATTGTCCGTGCAAAGATCCGTATGACCAAGACGGAAACCGCTTACTTCATCGCAGACGGCGACCTCACCGCTAACCTCGATGAAACCGTGGAATTCCACTCCGACGGTTCCGAGTCCAACTTCACCTATTCCTCCGCTTGGTTCGACGCCATCAGCCCGGAGCCCAAGCTAGGTCGCGCCGCCATTTCACGGGGTTCCCTAGCCACACTCGCGCAGCTGGAAGAGCTCTCCCCCAAGCTGGCCAAAGATCCCCTGAAGTTCAATGCCCCACAGCTTGTGACGGTTCCGGATATTTTCCCTTCCTTCACCATGAACAAGCTTTCTATGATCGCAATCGGTGAACTTTGGTGGCTCAAGTCAGGCACGTACAGGAACAAGGTGCAAAACCTCACCCAGTTCTATCAACCGCTCGACCTCATCGGAGAGTGGAACCGCGGTTATGGTTCTAAGGGCTTCCTGCAGTATCAGTTCGTGGTTCCACGTGAGGCTGTCGAACCATTCAAAGATATCGTCCGCGATATCCAGCGTTCCGGACATTACTCCGCACTCAACGTGTTTAAGCTCTTCGGAGAAGGAAACCGTGCGCCGTTGAGTTATCCGATGCCGGGTTGGAACGTCTGCGTAGACTTCCCGATTAAGCCAGGACTAGGCAAGTTCCTCGATGAGCTTGACCGCCGTGTCATGGAGTTCGGTGGACGCCTCTACTTGGCCAAAGAATCTCGTACGAGCGCTGAAAACTTCCACTCGATGTATCCAGAAATGGAAGGCTGGCTCAAGACACGTAATGCGATCGACCCCACTGGCGTCTTCGCTTCTGACATGTCCCGCCGCCTCGAGCTACACTAA
- a CDS encoding galactan 5-O-arabinofuranosyltransferase — protein MINRARNADSQPPKDDSEAPHASAAASDPFPVMLKHPDKDNLRDKSYDFDYTPDIQDGPHTLFGIVAAILGGGLFTFISWYILKQVNLPAFGPSLVTRALATFCTLLVVVAVTALMIWWVHYEKTNQERPRWFTWLTYALTYLSPAGLVVASLGIPLSPTKLYLDGLTVDQVFRTQYMTRLTDSWQLTDMNYIDLPAYYPGAWFWFGGRLGALLGLPGWEVFQPYSLISLSMAGCLLVPIWQRLVGSLPVATGIALVTTTIALVMCAEEPYACIIAMGIPAAVIIGRRALSGRKSAMLAIIFYLGVSASMYTLYTAIIALSLIAITGVISALMLRSWKPIGRIVTIGVSSMAIAAIAWGPYFVFILSGNHTSGATASHFLPVEGTEIPLPMFAASIVGILCMLGLIYLLARAADPDINSLGVAVVVAYIWVIASMAVTLTGSTLLGFRLDPVVTVLLATAGVLAIADFRLVGIHRLYPVQFSASTSRQITMVIAIVIALGGIKYAQDIPAKHSHSIDHAYSSTDGNGERADRYPADATQYYAEIDKILRGNGSLPRETVVLTDEMNFMAYYPYHGFQAFTSHYANPLGEFNERNKTIEQWAMDSWQQLKDPKAFDRALHATPWRAPDAFVFRADSTEESSSGWNFDLAEDIYPNNPNVRFRGVKINPEVFTGKDSPWKVDQVGPFVVVTRG, from the coding sequence ATGATCAATCGTGCCCGCAACGCAGATTCCCAACCGCCGAAAGACGACTCGGAAGCGCCGCACGCCTCTGCTGCAGCCAGCGACCCATTTCCGGTGATGCTCAAACACCCCGACAAGGACAACCTACGGGACAAAAGCTACGACTTTGACTACACCCCTGACATCCAAGATGGTCCGCACACTCTGTTCGGAATAGTCGCTGCAATCCTGGGAGGTGGGCTCTTTACCTTCATCTCCTGGTACATACTCAAGCAAGTCAATCTCCCAGCCTTTGGCCCTTCTCTGGTTACACGTGCACTGGCCACTTTCTGCACACTTCTTGTTGTTGTTGCGGTCACGGCACTCATGATCTGGTGGGTTCATTATGAGAAGACAAACCAAGAGCGTCCCCGTTGGTTTACCTGGCTCACCTACGCCCTGACCTATTTATCCCCGGCAGGTCTAGTAGTGGCTTCCCTCGGGATACCGCTATCCCCGACCAAGCTCTACCTTGACGGACTAACCGTAGATCAAGTTTTCCGCACCCAATACATGACGCGGCTTACAGATTCTTGGCAGCTCACCGATATGAACTATATCGATCTTCCAGCGTATTACCCCGGCGCATGGTTCTGGTTTGGCGGCAGACTGGGAGCTCTCCTCGGGCTTCCTGGGTGGGAAGTCTTCCAGCCATATTCGCTCATCTCTCTCAGCATGGCAGGCTGCCTCCTCGTCCCGATATGGCAGCGTCTCGTTGGGAGCTTGCCCGTAGCTACCGGCATAGCGCTAGTAACCACTACTATTGCGCTCGTTATGTGTGCGGAAGAACCCTACGCATGCATTATCGCAATGGGCATACCAGCCGCAGTTATTATCGGTCGTCGTGCATTGTCGGGACGCAAAAGCGCCATGCTTGCGATTATTTTCTATCTGGGTGTTTCTGCATCTATGTACACCCTCTATACAGCTATTATCGCGCTGAGCCTGATCGCTATCACTGGTGTTATTTCCGCATTAATGCTGCGTTCTTGGAAGCCCATTGGGCGCATCGTCACCATTGGTGTTTCTTCTATGGCTATCGCCGCTATCGCGTGGGGCCCGTACTTTGTTTTCATTTTAAGCGGCAACCACACCTCAGGTGCTACCGCTTCCCATTTCCTCCCCGTTGAAGGCACGGAAATCCCGCTTCCTATGTTTGCAGCCAGCATTGTGGGAATTCTCTGCATGCTAGGCCTGATCTACCTATTGGCTCGAGCGGCGGATCCAGACATCAACTCCCTAGGCGTTGCCGTCGTGGTTGCTTACATCTGGGTCATAGCCTCCATGGCTGTTACGCTCACGGGCTCTACTCTCCTTGGCTTCCGCCTAGATCCTGTGGTCACAGTTCTTCTAGCCACCGCAGGTGTACTGGCCATAGCGGATTTCCGCCTTGTAGGAATTCACCGCCTCTATCCCGTGCAATTCTCTGCTAGCACTTCACGGCAAATCACAATGGTCATTGCCATTGTGATCGCCCTTGGCGGCATCAAATATGCCCAGGATATTCCCGCAAAACACTCGCATTCTATTGACCATGCTTATTCCAGCACAGATGGTAACGGTGAGCGCGCTGACCGTTACCCGGCTGATGCCACGCAGTACTATGCCGAGATTGACAAAATCCTGCGGGGAAACGGCTCACTTCCACGCGAGACTGTAGTTCTCACAGATGAGATGAACTTCATGGCTTATTACCCCTACCACGGTTTCCAGGCCTTCACCTCACACTATGCAAATCCTCTTGGGGAATTTAATGAGCGGAATAAAACCATAGAGCAATGGGCAATGGACAGCTGGCAGCAGCTCAAAGACCCCAAAGCGTTTGACCGCGCATTGCACGCCACCCCATGGCGGGCACCCGATGCTTTTGTTTTCCGCGCCGATTCCACGGAAGAAAGTTCAAGCGGTTGGAACTTTGACCTTGCGGAGGATATCTATCCCAACAATCCCAATGTCCGTTTCCGCGGAGTAAAAATCAACCCGGAGGTCTTCACAGGCAAAGACTCTCCCTGGAAAGTCGATCAGGTAGGACCATTTGTGGTGGTGACCCGTGGATAA
- a CDS encoding metal ABC transporter ATP-binding protein: MANLVGSALTMTGISVSYGPTVALENASIEVPVGSVMGFIGPNGAGKSTLIKSAIDLVDHDGEVAFFGKPLAQVRDRVAYMPQSAAVDWDYPITVEQVVGMGLYPRLGWFKRFTGEHREEVRHALERVGIADLAKRHISELSGGQRRRVFVARILVQNPDIFLLDEPFAGVDAASERVIRDVLHGLCEDGKSVVIVHHDLSTVTELCDHVTVINRQIVATGTVEEAFTRETVNAAFGLGLL, translated from the coding sequence GTGGCCAATCTAGTGGGCTCGGCATTGACAATGACGGGCATCAGCGTGAGCTATGGGCCAACGGTGGCCCTGGAAAATGCAAGTATTGAGGTTCCTGTTGGATCTGTGATGGGTTTTATCGGGCCTAATGGGGCAGGAAAATCTACTCTTATTAAGTCTGCGATCGATCTTGTAGACCACGACGGTGAGGTCGCTTTCTTTGGCAAACCGCTCGCTCAAGTACGTGATCGTGTTGCTTACATGCCGCAATCCGCCGCTGTGGACTGGGATTACCCCATCACCGTGGAACAAGTGGTGGGCATGGGACTATATCCGCGTTTAGGTTGGTTCAAACGTTTCACCGGGGAGCACCGGGAAGAGGTGCGGCACGCTCTTGAGCGGGTAGGCATCGCTGATTTGGCTAAGCGCCATATTTCCGAGCTCTCCGGTGGGCAACGGCGCCGTGTCTTTGTTGCAAGAATTCTGGTGCAAAATCCCGATATCTTTCTGTTGGACGAGCCTTTTGCGGGTGTCGACGCAGCCAGCGAGCGTGTTATCCGTGATGTTTTGCATGGTTTGTGTGAAGACGGAAAATCGGTGGTTATTGTTCATCACGACTTGTCTACAGTGACAGAACTTTGCGATCACGTCACCGTAATCAATCGGCAGATCGTAGCAACCGGAACTGTAGAAGAAGCGTTTACCCGGGAGACCGTGAATGCTGCTTTTGGCCTGGGGTTGTTATGA
- a CDS encoding arabinosyltransferase domain-containing protein, protein MDKHDVDSDFVSSSVSQKVKTLKLLAVLSGVLGFILFLLTPFMPVNQVQSSLSWPQNGNLNSVNAPLMSYSPQELNAVIPISASEKLRPGQSLIVGTLPEDSEDAAARGLFVRSSDGGIQITSRGELVFELTADELKKLPADAKVSVSSTKDATTASVGEYSGSIDEDKRPQITGLYSELDSQAADSLSSALKVDVEINSRFTTSPTAAKYTTMWLGGAMTVIALVCLGLLDLQDNKKVRFLQHGAWRPRGLDAIVVAILGFWYFIGANTSDDGFILTMGRIAAHADYMANYYRWFGVPESPFGAPYYDLLGLMSHVSTSSIWMRLPSLIAALIVWFALSREVLPRLGEKIAGRRVSQWTMAFVFLAFWLAYNNGLRPEPIIAAGTLLTWLSFEVAIKTERLLPAAVGTLLAAFTLACGPTGLMAVACLLAGLSYLIRIIYRRIPLLGGKPAFNIAAMVAPFAAAGTAVLVAVFGDQTLMNVFESIHVRSETGPSLSWYNEFARYQVLMQQTVDGSFARRIGVFFTFISIALVLTSILRNGKVPGSNKGPVFRLLLAMVGTLFFMMFTPTKWTHHFGVWAGIAAALAGVGAVALSHMALRAPRSRTLLTGGILFVFAFALSGTNGWWYTSSYSVPWWDKTIQIHEIEASTVMLVISLVVLGIGVLQSFKKDVAEERGEAPVDFRKQRFEGLAAAPIAILSILAVAFSMASLGKGFLSQYPAYSVGLGNLRAAAGNTCNLANDVLVEANTNESFLQPLHSSLGESLTFGKNRAFDPNHISSEAYTEENKSSSSTAGTANSTDTTETTTEGKEHRAAVGVNGSTAQLPFNLDYTRVPVLGSWTSGEQHYAEAISDWYKLPERSESAPVIAVSAAGSIEHLDLDGIKKEGQKLIIEYGTASNGKVDMLGEKQMLDIGPDLKWRNLRLPLSELPEEANVIRIHATDGNLSPDEWLAFTPPRVPTLETLNDVYTSETPGLLDWAVPLQFPCQRTFNHYAGVAEIPKFRISADAEGRASGASFQDYFGGGVTGIAEAVNYSYQLPSYSKNDWQRDWGSIEVYHPRPNSQGKEPDLAQITTETVTRSGLWYPGPMNINTDH, encoded by the coding sequence GTGGATAAGCATGACGTAGACTCGGATTTCGTGTCTAGTTCAGTTTCGCAGAAAGTTAAAACGCTAAAGCTTTTGGCGGTTTTATCGGGTGTTCTCGGCTTCATACTCTTCCTCTTGACGCCGTTTATGCCGGTCAATCAGGTGCAGTCTTCTCTGTCCTGGCCGCAGAATGGAAACCTTAATAGCGTTAACGCTCCTTTGATGAGTTATTCTCCTCAGGAACTTAACGCAGTCATCCCGATTAGCGCTTCTGAAAAACTCCGCCCAGGTCAAAGCCTCATCGTGGGAACCTTGCCGGAGGACAGCGAAGATGCCGCAGCGCGCGGGCTCTTCGTGCGTTCTTCCGACGGCGGAATCCAGATAACATCCCGTGGCGAGCTCGTCTTCGAGTTGACTGCAGATGAACTCAAAAAACTGCCTGCCGACGCAAAAGTCAGCGTCTCTTCCACCAAGGACGCGACTACTGCTTCCGTGGGCGAGTACAGCGGTTCTATAGATGAAGACAAGCGTCCACAGATCACAGGACTGTATTCCGAGCTCGACTCCCAGGCTGCTGACAGCCTCAGCAGCGCGCTTAAGGTCGACGTAGAGATTAATTCTCGCTTCACCACCTCCCCTACCGCAGCAAAGTACACGACCATGTGGCTCGGCGGGGCGATGACCGTTATTGCGCTTGTCTGCTTGGGGCTGCTAGACCTGCAAGACAATAAAAAGGTGCGTTTCCTCCAACACGGCGCTTGGCGCCCTCGGGGACTCGACGCCATTGTTGTCGCGATCCTAGGTTTCTGGTATTTCATCGGCGCCAATACCTCTGATGATGGCTTCATCCTTACAATGGGGCGGATTGCTGCGCACGCTGACTATATGGCCAATTATTACCGTTGGTTTGGTGTTCCGGAATCGCCCTTCGGCGCACCTTATTATGACCTTCTGGGTCTTATGTCGCATGTCTCCACATCTTCTATCTGGATGAGACTTCCGTCCCTCATCGCCGCCCTTATCGTGTGGTTCGCCCTCTCCCGCGAGGTTCTCCCGCGTCTGGGCGAAAAAATTGCTGGAAGACGCGTCTCCCAATGGACCATGGCCTTTGTGTTCCTCGCCTTCTGGTTGGCTTATAACAATGGTCTGCGCCCAGAACCAATCATTGCTGCCGGCACCCTGCTCACGTGGCTGTCATTCGAGGTTGCTATCAAGACCGAACGGCTCCTTCCTGCTGCAGTAGGAACGCTTCTCGCTGCTTTTACCCTTGCTTGTGGCCCCACCGGTCTCATGGCCGTTGCCTGCTTGCTGGCTGGTTTGTCGTATTTGATCCGCATTATTTACCGCCGTATACCGCTTCTAGGCGGCAAGCCCGCATTCAACATCGCGGCTATGGTCGCGCCTTTTGCAGCCGCCGGAACTGCAGTCTTGGTTGCTGTTTTTGGCGATCAAACTCTGATGAACGTCTTCGAGTCCATCCATGTCCGCTCAGAGACGGGACCGTCGTTAAGCTGGTACAACGAGTTCGCCCGTTACCAGGTACTCATGCAGCAAACCGTCGATGGTTCTTTTGCCAGAAGAATCGGCGTCTTTTTCACCTTCATCTCTATTGCCCTCGTGCTCACCTCCATTCTGCGTAACGGAAAGGTTCCTGGGAGCAACAAGGGTCCGGTCTTCCGACTGTTGCTGGCCATGGTGGGAACCCTGTTCTTTATGATGTTCACGCCCACCAAGTGGACTCACCACTTTGGCGTATGGGCTGGCATCGCAGCGGCTCTAGCGGGGGTCGGCGCGGTGGCACTCTCCCATATGGCTTTGCGTGCCCCTCGGTCACGTACCCTTCTTACAGGCGGAATACTCTTCGTCTTTGCCTTCGCGCTCTCCGGCACAAACGGATGGTGGTACACATCTAGCTACAGCGTGCCCTGGTGGGATAAGACGATTCAGATCCATGAGATCGAAGCGTCTACCGTCATGTTGGTTATTTCCCTCGTTGTGTTGGGCATAGGCGTTTTGCAGTCCTTTAAAAAGGATGTGGCAGAGGAACGCGGTGAGGCTCCCGTGGACTTCCGCAAACAGCGCTTTGAAGGCCTCGCAGCTGCCCCTATTGCGATACTCAGCATCCTCGCCGTAGCGTTTTCTATGGCGTCCCTGGGCAAAGGTTTTCTCTCGCAATACCCCGCCTACTCCGTCGGATTAGGCAACCTGCGGGCAGCCGCGGGCAATACTTGCAACCTTGCTAACGACGTCCTCGTGGAGGCAAACACCAACGAGTCCTTCCTCCAGCCGCTGCACAGCAGTCTGGGAGAATCACTCACTTTTGGCAAGAATCGGGCATTTGATCCCAACCACATTTCCTCCGAGGCCTACACAGAAGAAAACAAGTCTTCTTCTAGCACCGCGGGAACCGCCAACAGCACGGACACCACCGAGACCACTACCGAGGGCAAGGAACACCGCGCAGCTGTGGGCGTAAACGGTTCCACCGCGCAGCTTCCCTTTAATTTGGATTACACTCGTGTGCCGGTTCTTGGCTCTTGGACCAGCGGCGAGCAACACTACGCAGAAGCTATCTCCGATTGGTATAAGCTGCCGGAGCGCAGTGAGTCTGCCCCTGTCATCGCGGTTTCTGCTGCGGGAAGCATCGAGCATCTCGACCTGGATGGGATCAAAAAAGAGGGCCAGAAGCTGATCATCGAGTACGGAACCGCCTCCAATGGGAAGGTTGACATGCTCGGTGAAAAGCAAATGCTTGATATCGGACCTGACCTTAAATGGCGTAACCTGCGTCTTCCGCTTTCAGAGCTCCCCGAGGAAGCCAACGTTATCCGTATCCACGCAACAGATGGCAACCTCAGCCCTGATGAATGGCTAGCGTTTACCCCGCCGCGTGTTCCCACGCTGGAGACGCTAAATGACGTCTACACCTCAGAAACCCCCGGGCTGCTCGACTGGGCGGTGCCGCTGCAGTTCCCCTGCCAGCGCACTTTCAACCACTATGCAGGCGTAGCAGAAATTCCTAAATTCCGTATTTCCGCCGACGCAGAAGGCCGCGCTTCTGGAGCCTCTTTCCAAGACTACTTTGGCGGCGGTGTCACCGGAATTGCGGAAGCCGTGAATTATAGCTACCAGCTTCCGAGCTACTCCAAGAATGATTGGCAACGCGATTGGGGATCCATCGAGGTCTACCATCCACGCCCCAACTCGCAGGGCAAAGAGCCTGATCTAGCTCAGATCACCACAGAGACTGTTACTCGATCAGGACTCTGGTACCCCGGTCCAATGAATATCAACACGGACCACTAA
- a CDS encoding decaprenylphospho-beta-D-erythro-pentofuranosid-2-ulose 2-reductase, with protein sequence MLNAVGKAQNILLLGGTSEIGLAIVNEFLTHGPAHVTLAARKDSPRIDAAVKDIESAGASAVEVIDFDATAFDTHADVIDQAFLLGDVDVAIVAFGTLGDQEELWQDQSKAVASAETNYTAPVSVGVLLAEKFKAQGHGTIVALSSVAGQRVRRSNFVYGASKAGMDGFYVNLGEALRDYGVNVLVVRPGQVRTKMSADAGEAPLTVDREDVAKATVQAVLSGKSSIFVHPLFEYVSLVFKFIPQAIFRKLPF encoded by the coding sequence ATGCTGAACGCAGTGGGCAAAGCCCAAAACATCCTCCTCCTCGGTGGCACATCCGAGATCGGCCTAGCTATCGTAAACGAGTTCCTGACTCACGGTCCCGCACACGTCACCCTTGCTGCGCGCAAGGATTCGCCGCGTATCGACGCCGCCGTGAAGGACATCGAATCAGCTGGCGCATCCGCCGTTGAGGTTATCGACTTCGACGCAACTGCCTTTGATACGCACGCCGATGTCATCGACCAGGCTTTCCTTCTCGGAGACGTCGACGTAGCCATCGTGGCCTTTGGCACTCTTGGGGACCAAGAAGAACTTTGGCAGGACCAGTCCAAGGCTGTGGCCAGTGCCGAGACCAACTACACCGCACCGGTATCCGTTGGTGTACTCCTCGCGGAGAAGTTCAAGGCCCAAGGCCACGGCACTATCGTTGCCCTGTCCTCTGTTGCAGGTCAGCGTGTTCGCCGCTCCAACTTTGTTTATGGTGCTTCCAAGGCTGGCATGGACGGCTTCTACGTCAACCTAGGCGAGGCCCTTCGCGATTATGGCGTCAACGTCCTTGTCGTACGCCCAGGTCAGGTGCGTACCAAGATGTCCGCTGATGCGGGAGAGGCTCCACTCACGGTGGATCGCGAGGACGTAGCTAAGGCAACTGTCCAAGCGGTTTTGTCCGGAAAGAGCTCCATCTTCGTTCATCCACTGTTCGAATATGTCTCGCTTGTTTTCAAGTTTATTCCTCAGGCGATCTTCCGAAAGCTACCGTTCTAG
- a CDS encoding GtrA family protein has protein sequence MANSNTGAHDQAAPNVTVTTSSASVASQGIKFIISGGISAVVDLGLTYLCQIVFGFSAAGGRTIGFIFGTITAYLINRRWTFQAEASTKRFLQVAVLYTITYFVNVGGHSLLFSLLTHYGVSEQIALVIAFVISQGTATVINFFVQRIFIFK, from the coding sequence GTGGCTAATTCCAACACCGGCGCGCATGACCAGGCCGCCCCCAATGTGACTGTGACTACCTCCTCGGCGAGCGTGGCTTCTCAAGGCATCAAGTTCATCATCTCTGGAGGAATCTCCGCAGTTGTGGACCTTGGTCTGACTTATCTATGCCAGATCGTTTTTGGGTTCTCTGCTGCGGGAGGACGCACTATTGGGTTTATTTTTGGCACGATTACCGCTTATCTAATCAATCGCCGTTGGACCTTCCAGGCTGAGGCATCAACCAAGCGATTCTTGCAGGTAGCGGTTCTGTATACGATTACCTACTTTGTTAACGTGGGTGGGCATTCCTTGCTCTTCTCGCTATTAACTCATTACGGGGTGAGCGAACAGATTGCCCTAGTTATCGCCTTTGTGATCTCCCAAGGGACTGCCACGGTGATCAATTTCTTTGTTCAGCGCATTTTTATTTTTAAGTAG
- a CDS encoding metal ABC transporter permease, whose protein sequence is MSIIDFLAEFSYRRVVWGTLLIGLCSGAMGTFLYLRRQSMMSDVIGHSATPGVMGAFLFFATTPWLSESQLLADWGIDARSMPVITIGAMVTGLASAIVANAVADSTRIGIDSTMAVMLSLLVVVAIVIGVKAVGLILMIAFAVFPPAAARQWTRTVAQMVVVSGLIGAIAAIVGSYISISAGKVPTGPVIVLVLAAFVIVALVASPRRAAVIR, encoded by the coding sequence ATGAGCATCATTGATTTTCTTGCCGAGTTCTCCTATCGGCGGGTGGTGTGGGGAACGCTACTCATTGGACTGTGCTCAGGGGCAATGGGAACGTTTTTATACTTGCGCAGGCAGTCCATGATGAGCGACGTGATCGGTCATTCTGCGACTCCTGGTGTGATGGGCGCCTTTCTCTTCTTTGCCACCACGCCGTGGTTAAGCGAGTCGCAGTTGCTCGCAGACTGGGGCATCGACGCTCGTTCGATGCCGGTAATCACCATCGGGGCTATGGTCACAGGGTTGGCTTCCGCCATCGTGGCCAATGCCGTGGCCGATAGCACCCGCATCGGTATTGATTCAACAATGGCGGTCATGCTCTCCTTGTTGGTTGTGGTTGCGATTGTGATTGGGGTGAAAGCAGTCGGCCTGATATTAATGATCGCTTTCGCTGTATTTCCTCCGGCAGCTGCCCGCCAGTGGACCCGAACGGTAGCGCAGATGGTTGTGGTTTCTGGTCTGATCGGTGCGATCGCCGCGATTGTGGGCTCGTATATTTCTATTTCTGCAGGTAAAGTGCCCACTGGTCCCGTGATCGTCTTGGTGCTTGCGGCCTTTGTGATCGTGGCTCTTGTAGCTTCTCCTCGTCGTGCGGCGGTGATTCGATGA